In Deinococcus puniceus, one genomic interval encodes:
- the deoD gene encoding purine-nucleoside phosphorylase, with translation MSLHLNAQPGQIAETVLLPGDPLRAQHIAETFFENPVQHNTVRGMLGYTGTYKGQPVSVQGTGMGIASSMIYVHELITGYGCKNLIRVGTAGSYQPHVHVRDLVLAQAACTDSNINNIRFGAKNFAPIADFELLLRAYQIAQERGFATHVGNIMSSDTFYQDEFQQFQQWADFGVLAVEMEAAGLYTLAAKHGVRALTILTISDHLITHEETTAEERQLTFNGMIEVALDAALGLEAEGKQN, from the coding sequence ATGAGTCTTCACCTGAATGCCCAACCCGGCCAAATTGCCGAAACCGTCCTGCTGCCCGGCGACCCGCTGCGTGCCCAGCACATTGCCGAAACCTTTTTTGAAAACCCCGTGCAGCACAACACCGTGCGCGGCATGTTGGGCTATACCGGAACCTACAAAGGCCAGCCCGTGAGTGTGCAGGGCACCGGCATGGGCATCGCCAGTTCCATGATCTACGTGCACGAACTGATCACGGGCTACGGCTGCAAAAACCTGATTCGCGTGGGTACGGCGGGCAGCTACCAGCCGCATGTGCATGTGCGCGATCTGGTATTGGCTCAGGCCGCTTGCACCGATTCCAACATCAACAACATCCGTTTCGGGGCCAAGAACTTCGCGCCGATTGCCGATTTCGAGCTGCTCCTGCGGGCCTACCAGATCGCGCAGGAACGCGGATTTGCTACGCACGTCGGCAACATCATGAGCAGCGATACTTTTTATCAAGACGAGTTTCAGCAGTTTCAGCAGTGGGCCGATTTTGGCGTGCTGGCCGTAGAAATGGAAGCCGCCGGGCTGTACACGCTGGCCGCCAAACACGGCGTGCGGGCGCTGACCATCCTCACTATCAGCGATCACCTGATCACGCACGAGGAAACCACAGCTGAAGAACGCCAACTGACCTTCAACGGCATGATCGAAGTGGCGCTGGACGCTGCGCTGGGGTTGGAAGCGGAAGGCAAGCAGAACTGA